The genome window gcggtggaagGGGCATTGGATTTGGTTAATGGGATTGGCATGTGAGGGtgtctcatctcatctcgtCGTTGTCTGTGGATTTTAGAGGGCGTTTTTTCGGGGGGAGGACATATCGTGCATTTTAGATTGGGGATAAGGGTAGCGGAATATTTTGggatggagttggggggggaTATATAGGTGTTGGGGGTTTTgatctttcttctttttgtgaGGAAAGGTTGTGTGGACCTGCTCATTCAGGGTGAGACAAGTAAACTTCCTCATCAAGCCAACCAACCTCTAAATTACAACCATGGGTTACCGTGACACGTTCGTTGATATAGTGATATCAGGCTGTGTGTATCTCCCCTCCAGGAAacctcctctttttctcttcacaccgtcaccaacctctcTCTTCTCGAGACGTAGGCAGTTACATGGAATTCACATCTCGCACTGACAATCGCACAAATGAACAGACTTCGCCAACTCTCTCATAATGCATTTGGTAGCCGCTCAAAACTCAAATAGCTACTCTACAGACTAAAAAATACATTTGCTACCTTACTCGCTGTCCCGATATTGCTTCTTCGAATCAAAGACAAACCTCCCGACGTTTCAACCCCCACaaaaccccctttttgttTCCCGGCCCTCAACCGAACCCCAAAACAATCCACAACTCCGAAAATCATCCCCAAAGAGAAGGAGTTCGAGGCGAAAAGCCCCTCGAAATCATTTACGTAACTCCGTGCGCATAAAACAGCACATTAATCAAGAGCAGCAGACCCACTACCTGTCATCGTTGATTCCGCAGTAGAACCAGCAGCAGTTGTCCCCTCCGTAGCagtcccaccaccccccacctgAGAAGCAGAACCTTGATCATCATTATCTCCTCCCTAAAGCCgcttcctcctgctctccCCGCTGCTTATTTTTCAAAACACCTTgtcccccccccgccccccccaacctccaggagcaggagcatcAGCCTGCCTACTCCGGTCACCGATTACGCCCCAGGCCGGAGCTAGACGTGAAGGAGGACAACCAGTCATTCTAGGAGGAATATATTCTGGTTCAACAGGTGTACTCTGCACAGGAGGGGTGAATCCGGGGGTGTAAGGCTGTTGTCCAAAAATTGCAGCATTGTTCGCGGCGGTAGTAGCCGATGGAATATTTTGctgaggtgttggggggttgtatGCGGGAGTAGCAGGATTAAATGCGGGGTTAGAAGGATATGAGGCGGTAGAAGGATATGAGGTGGTAGAAGGATATGAGGGGTAAGAGGGATATAAGGTGGTAAAGGGATATGAGGTGGTAGAAGGATATGGGGTGGTAGAAGGATATGAGGTGGCAGAGGGAGAAGCTACAGGAACAGTAGCCCCCGGAAAGCGCGGTTGTCCAGGGGTTGCAGTACCTCGCGCGGGAACAGCAGCCCATTGAGGATCGATCTGAGATGGATTAAGCTGACATCCTATTCCAGCGTATGCTCTCGTCAGATTTGGCCGACCagcgacaccaccaccacgaccatgAGATACAGTGATAGAACCCCCTGGAAAGTGCCCTTGTCCAGGGTTTGGGCGAGCTTGCACGGTGCGAGCCTCAAAATGAGCAACGAGCTCATCGACCTCACCAAATTAGTAGGCAAAAGATTTGTCCTCCTCTAATTCTTCAGCGCCATAGTGCCGGTATGTATTCATTTGATTTGGCCGACcaggaccaccaccacctcgaccaTCTCCCTGAACAGGAGCAGGGGTAGGAGCAGGagtaggaggaggagcaggaaaAGGGTTATCCTTTCATAGGCCAAGGTTGACCTGGAGGCAGTCCACCACCTCGAGGACGGAGTTCAGCGCTATCGCTCTAGACAGCAGAGCCTCCCGTGTCAGCAGACATATCATCACGATCCGTCGTAATCGGTACAGTGATACAAGTAGAAAAGGCATCGCgtgaaagagaagaaaaaacgCCATCCGTATGAACATTAATAGACTTGACATTGTCGCTCGAATCGAtatccacctcgtcctcgactGCTTTTTCGTTGTCGTCGACTAGATCCACGCTCGAGCTCTATCTAGCGCTGTTGGTATTTCCGCCGCCAAAAGCAAACGCCCCAaatactcctcctccccctccaggTGTCATTGGACCCATGCCTCCACCCACGCTCTGGGCGGCATTTCCGCCAGAAGACCCGGCAGCAGCATTGTTATTGTTTGACTGGTTGTTCACACCATTGGTTTGATGGGATGCTGGGGCCggcgtggtgttgttggctaGTCCAACATTGTTTGTGTTGGGCGTGCTTGGGGTAGCACCATTCGCAGCGGAGCCATCGGCattgttgttcttgttggccGTGGACTGCTGTTGCCCGCTGTTGAACTGCTGCGCACCGATGGAATAGTCTGGCACACCCAATCCCCACACTTTGCCCAGGTGTTCTTCCGGAATGTGGCCGTTGAAGATGCGCTTTCGCAACTCAAAGAATACTCGCCCAGTGAGCAAGCTGTCCGACCCAGCCTGGTGGGCGCTGCCTACCCGCTTGATCTTGAGTGTCTCGGCAATGTGTTCGAGGCCGGCCTTCTGCTCGAACTTCGTCAGAATATCGACCACACCAGGGTCCCGGACTTCAAGCTGGCCGCTGTTTTGAAGCTTGATGGCATGCTTCATCAGGTGCTTCACATCATACGTGGCAGGAAACCacctcttcatctcctcgtcaaagtcgcCCTCGTCGCCGGGAAGGTTCTTGGGCATCAAGAGCTTGGTCAGGTAACCGAAGTCATATCCGCCGTGAAAGCTTATCCAATATACATCATCCTCAAGAACCAGGCCAGATGGTATCAAGAGCGCAGCGAACTTGAAAGGATCGATGCCGTCCTGCTCCATTCGCTTAAAATCGATACCGGCATGCTGGAGTG of Podospora pseudopauciseta strain CBS 411.78 chromosome 7 map unlocalized CBS411.78m_7, whole genome shotgun sequence contains these proteins:
- the POP2 gene encoding CCR4-NOT core DEDD RNase subunit (COG:A; EggNog:ENOG503NXJE; BUSCO:EOG09262K67), translating into MPPPNNMNRFQGGPNTMYHQQQYQTHAPQTSGHPPPLGGNPAYLNQLSAAGNPFGATSNLMGLAGGMGAAAGGFNAETGLASHAARMGFHSGAMQQAQAQQQQVLQQQQQHLQAQQHGQHPALHPAQHTPQQSHALEHTTRAAQNKGRIREVWKHNLEEEFEILRDLIQTHKYVAMDTEFPGVVSRPMGGFRGKSDYHYQCLRTNVDMLSVIQIGIALFNEDGEQPTSVDAPSQWSNPRRTGTQAPLPFAWQFNFKFSLEDDMYNETSIESLQHAGIDFKRMEQDGIDPFKFAALLIPSGLVLEDDVYWISFHGGYDFGYLTKLLMPKNLPGDEGDFDEEMKRWFPATYDVKHLMKHAIKLQNSGQLEVRDPGVVDILTKFEQKAGLEHIAETLKIKRVGSAHQAGSDSLLTGRVFFELRKRIFNGHIPEEHLGKVWGLGVPDYSIGAQQFNSGQQQSTANKNNNADGSAANGATPSTPNTNNVGLANNTTPAPASHQTNGVNNQSNNNNAAAGSSGGNAAQSVGGGMGPMTPGGGGGVFGAFAFGGGNTNSAR